CCTCGGTTAGGAGCGTAAAATCGGACTCGACGGTGGTAATGTCTTCGACAGCAAGCTTCGAACGAAAGCGAGTGGGACGCAAGTCAGTTAGTTTTTCGCTCCAAGGACTGCAGAAGGCAAACAGCAGCCTGCAAAGTAAATTACAGGCTCTTGAGATGGCTCAACAAGGTTCGGCTGTTGATAACGAAATCCGACCGCATTCTGGTTCGCCAGCGAGTCATTTTGATTTGACCGACGAAGAACGAAGTTTAGGGCCAACGCTAAGACTACCACCGTCCCATCTGCCGCCTATAGCGCGAGGCGtaaatttcaaacctcgagttAGGAACTTTAAAAAAGATCAAGCATTTATAGCGCGACAAAACGTCAAAGAGAATACACTTGATGACATTCGCTACTGTCGATACTTGAGAAAAGTTGGCCGCTCACGACCAGATTCGTG
The genomic region above belongs to Montipora capricornis isolate CH-2021 chromosome 8, ASM3666992v2, whole genome shotgun sequence and contains:
- the LOC138014381 gene encoding uncharacterized protein; this translates as MAALPRESLQVEPAVKASAANRDLKQKNNRASHNWQRAKIALEREKQRWKKENLDDRNKLLKQRQELRSTSLSLTKSNSESPSEDEGAVSTQQVRRQMSLKDVYDALIAAQRKEQDDSSSVRSVKSDSTVVMSSTASFERKRVGRKSVSFSLQGLQKANSSLQSKLQALEMAQQGSAVDNEIRPHSGSPASHFDLTDEERSLGPTLRLPPSHLPPIARGVNFKPRVRNFKKDQAFIARQNVKENTLDDIRYCRYLRKVGRSRPDSCDTTRTQHHHYRLSRLNTKP